One Kineosporiaceae bacterium DNA segment encodes these proteins:
- a CDS encoding helix-turn-helix domain-containing protein: MQSRGLVQVARRRKNWTATITEAGTYYLTTGAYESGPTTDHLLGGGDLTDPGRDTVRAAKPRPNRAADDVTPDATTRAMRRVAQRRRPIEVKQTSRQIKETFMRYKVVVTRVQVAERFVRAVDEDDAAAKVQAEFDRPYGYFGSWKTTTSEVDVVQAEQTTVLGPAQLSPEGPMLLSIKDAAKALGISYSTLYQMLNQGEIEWVAVGSRKLISRQQLLDFIKVNTHRGYYVAR, from the coding sequence TTGCAGAGTCGCGGCCTGGTTCAGGTCGCTCGTCGGCGCAAGAACTGGACGGCGACCATCACCGAGGCGGGCACGTACTACCTCACGACAGGCGCTTACGAGTCCGGCCCGACGACCGATCATCTCCTGGGTGGCGGCGACCTGACCGATCCGGGCCGCGACACCGTCCGGGCCGCCAAGCCACGACCCAACCGGGCAGCGGATGACGTGACTCCTGACGCCACGACCCGCGCCATGCGGCGTGTCGCGCAACGTCGAAGACCGATCGAGGTCAAGCAGACGAGCCGCCAGATCAAGGAGACGTTCATGCGGTACAAGGTCGTGGTCACGCGCGTCCAGGTGGCAGAACGGTTCGTCCGGGCCGTCGATGAGGACGACGCAGCGGCCAAGGTGCAGGCAGAGTTCGACCGGCCTTACGGCTACTTTGGGTCGTGGAAGACCACCACGTCCGAAGTCGACGTCGTCCAAGCCGAGCAGACCACCGTGCTCGGGCCGGCCCAGCTCTCGCCCGAAGGGCCGATGCTGCTCAGCATCAAGGATGCCGCCAAGGCGCTCGGCATCAGCTACTCGACGCTCTACCAGATGCTGAATCAGGGCGAGATCGAGTGGGTCGCCGTGGGCTCACGGAAGCTCATCTCCCGGCAGCAGCTATTGGACTTCATCAAGGTCAACACGCACCGGGGCTACTACGTCGCGAGGTAG
- a CDS encoding DUF559 domain-containing protein, translating to MDPATLHQDDQRRALIEYVRDAANRREETTDLLERCESGFERVVLTHLLQRQYKVSVQHRVGSYRIDMVVHGERDRLAIECDGDRFHGPEQWDGDLRRQRVLERLGWKFWRVLASTYYRSPHAALDALWTRLDRLGIDPASDVGQTKSPVPVVTVPPLPEAVPTDPAERAEPEEAPAPSSTESGVAIDAHQEPLEGPAVLAKIEPIAASEPGVESAPAGWDTEAVESTTTTLEGTTPSSETPDQSQPDPSASNPHRVLVPVPYGHRLVGWIRPHEAEAALQAHHSRRDVPVRDGQERVVGWARYHADHSKEAIKYRSNVELQRTSAARGARIVAWLKHPEAEAIVRAAREGQDLRVPASDHHGEFLVQYFSPQSQEATTYRSVTRLLRESR from the coding sequence GTGGACCCGGCCACTCTGCATCAGGACGACCAACGGCGTGCCTTGATTGAGTACGTCCGAGACGCGGCGAATCGCAGGGAGGAGACGACAGACCTTCTGGAACGCTGCGAATCCGGATTCGAACGTGTCGTGCTCACCCACCTGCTTCAACGCCAGTACAAGGTCAGCGTTCAGCACCGCGTCGGTAGCTACCGCATCGACATGGTCGTCCACGGGGAGCGAGATCGCCTCGCGATCGAGTGCGACGGCGACCGTTTTCATGGACCAGAACAATGGGACGGCGACTTGCGACGACAGCGGGTCCTCGAGCGGCTGGGCTGGAAGTTCTGGCGCGTCCTCGCCTCCACCTACTACCGCTCGCCCCACGCAGCTCTCGACGCCCTCTGGACGCGGCTCGACCGCCTGGGTATCGATCCGGCGTCGGATGTTGGCCAGACCAAGAGCCCCGTACCGGTGGTCACGGTGCCGCCCCTCCCCGAAGCCGTGCCAACGGACCCAGCGGAACGTGCTGAACCAGAGGAAGCCCCTGCCCCGTCCAGTACAGAATCCGGTGTCGCTATCGATGCCCACCAGGAGCCGCTGGAAGGGCCCGCCGTCCTGGCCAAGATTGAGCCGATCGCGGCGTCCGAACCAGGTGTCGAGTCTGCCCCGGCCGGCTGGGACACCGAGGCTGTGGAGTCCACCACGACAACGCTCGAGGGCACGACACCATCGAGTGAGACACCCGATCAATCCCAACCCGACCCATCGGCATCCAATCCCCATCGCGTTCTGGTTCCGGTTCCATACGGTCACCGCCTCGTGGGCTGGATCCGCCCGCACGAGGCAGAGGCGGCCCTGCAGGCTCATCACTCACGCCGGGACGTCCCTGTCCGGGATGGCCAGGAACGTGTCGTGGGGTGGGCGCGGTACCACGCGGACCACTCCAAGGAAGCGATCAAATACCGGTCCAACGTGGAACTCCAACGGACCTCTGCTGCGCGTGGAGCACGGATCGTGGCATGGCTGAAACATCCTGAGGCCGAGGCCATCGTGCGAGCGGCACGAGAGGGACAGGACCTCCGCGTACCTGCGAGCGACCACCACGGTGAATTCCTGGTGCAGTACTTCTCGCCACAGTCGCAGGAAGCCACCACCTATCGCAGCGTGACCCGCCTGCTCCGTGAGAGTCGCTAG
- a CDS encoding IS630 family transposase yields MILREGDRAELVRLTRATSVRAGLALRARIVLLASEGASNTVIAERVGATRTTVIGWRHRYQANGITGLDDEPRSGKPRVIDRAKVIAATLAPPPKKFGVTHWSSRLLARHLKISDHSVATIWREAGVQPWRSESFRFSTDPELVAKVTDVVGLYLNPPENAVVLCVDEKSQIQALDRTAPILPMQPHLIERRSHDYVRHGTSTLFAALEIATGQVTAACKPRHRHQEFLAFLKQVARAHPEVELHLVMDNYAAHKHAAVRDWLAANPRVIVHFTPTHASWMNLVEVWFSIIERQAIHRGTYRSVKDLNAKIRAFIDGWNDRSHPFTWTKTADQILAKANRRITSNAGH; encoded by the coding sequence TTGATCTTGCGTGAGGGTGACCGAGCGGAATTGGTCCGGTTGACCCGTGCCACGTCGGTGCGGGCGGGGTTGGCGCTGCGGGCGCGGATCGTGCTGCTCGCCTCCGAGGGCGCCTCGAACACGGTGATCGCCGAGCGGGTCGGGGCGACCAGGACCACGGTGATCGGGTGGCGTCACCGGTATCAGGCCAACGGGATCACCGGCTTGGACGACGAGCCACGCTCGGGCAAGCCGCGGGTGATCGACCGGGCGAAGGTGATCGCGGCGACGTTGGCTCCGCCGCCGAAGAAGTTCGGGGTGACGCACTGGTCGAGCCGGTTGCTGGCCCGCCATTTGAAGATCTCCGACCATTCGGTGGCCACGATCTGGCGGGAGGCCGGCGTGCAGCCCTGGCGCAGTGAGTCGTTCCGGTTCTCCACCGACCCGGAGCTGGTCGCCAAGGTCACCGACGTGGTCGGGCTGTACTTGAACCCGCCGGAGAACGCGGTCGTGCTGTGTGTGGATGAGAAGTCCCAGATCCAGGCCCTGGACCGGACCGCCCCGATCCTGCCCATGCAGCCGCACCTGATCGAACGCCGGTCGCACGACTACGTCCGGCACGGGACCTCCACCTTGTTCGCGGCGTTGGAGATCGCCACCGGGCAGGTCACCGCGGCCTGCAAGCCGCGCCACCGCCACCAGGAGTTCCTGGCCTTCCTCAAACAGGTCGCCCGCGCCCATCCCGAGGTGGAGCTGCACCTGGTGATGGACAACTACGCCGCCCACAAGCACGCCGCGGTGAGGGACTGGCTGGCCGCGAACCCGCGGGTCATCGTGCACTTCACCCCCACGCACGCGTCGTGGATGAACCTGGTCGAGGTCTGGTTCTCGATCATCGAACGGCAAGCCATCCACCGCGGCACCTACCGCTCCGTCAAAGACCTCAACGCCAAGATCCGCGCCTTCATCGACGGCTGGAACGACCGCTCCCACCCCTTCACCTGGACCAAGACCGCCGACCAGATCCTCGCGAAAGCCAACCGTCGGATCACTTCAAACGCAGGGCACTAG
- a CDS encoding AAA family ATPase, whose translation MSNDVLERTRRFLDYLAALARELTTKPERDVRQYAVAAPIWPAQVPVHHEVVLGPGEDRPAWLVVKKVQEPQPPQLPAELVDEVDLASLDDLDEGPRLRTTEPSGAGAGDSEAIDVWNPRIASQRLQRDLDDWIAAQWRPWATKAQPARAARRLYSDLFGLHLFLQANQSTHELAWGHSVLSWQVAGEAVVAPMLTTRVSIEVDEDDGSLRLMTERPCELELDALEGLGLPLIEELSGLRERLRQAVPDPWLEGGLDQVNHQLIAPLGLDARINDSDSVPRPAPAAVLTPTWVVSARRRPLRHERFYTELAEVIDETGFLPEGVAAVVADDAAIERSLVELGAEPAESWQPLADRPLLPLASNEDQERIVRQLVSARGVTVQGPPGTGKTHTIANLVSHLVAHGKRVLVTAQNEQALAVLQDKIPIELRDLSVAVLGSSPEAMDQLRASAQAMTDLVSGLDEERESRRVAELGQHVEELRVAIRQTELAMVEALRTEESEFDLPGGPAKAAEVAAWVAGHEAEFGHIPDRVSRGAGLPLTDVEIAELCRLCRDLAPDDVSAARMQRPPTGELPTGVTFRDYHDRLDGLRQTVADLEQDGLDLAGVDALDDAGLADLATLASGSAERLGRLEQPWLHGIRNAVRQSRDLFTYWAEQAENLARRAAVLVDLQRRTVGWVVEVPEGDHRAQLDLLDDLAARFADGKSVPKFGARELRQLYESARVNQLPLRSRQDVDLVRAHIGLTVESRHLQIHLSQLASQAGIPVPPPGATFVSGVNVVVEQLQDALQWEAHDRPRVTSALRRAVSALPEIPDAAAMNKVVQLLNAAAARRQERQLSAHLDSWVTYLDTGREMPGASPLWGLLRSRLHRRPMGYLGSRLGRGLPARCSDAPRAASRRPGRQVPAACASMGLPHRGAAGRRGCRAAGWSLARGVALGPGGSVAE comes from the coding sequence GTGTCCAACGATGTCCTGGAGCGTACGCGTAGGTTCCTCGACTATTTGGCTGCGCTGGCCAGGGAGTTGACCACCAAGCCGGAGCGTGACGTTCGGCAGTATGCGGTGGCGGCTCCGATCTGGCCGGCTCAGGTCCCAGTGCACCACGAGGTTGTCCTCGGCCCCGGCGAAGATCGTCCGGCCTGGTTAGTGGTCAAGAAGGTCCAGGAGCCGCAGCCGCCTCAACTGCCTGCGGAGCTCGTTGACGAGGTTGACCTCGCGTCTCTGGATGATCTCGATGAGGGGCCGCGGCTGCGTACGACCGAGCCGTCGGGCGCCGGGGCGGGTGATAGCGAGGCGATTGACGTGTGGAATCCCCGCATTGCGTCGCAGCGACTGCAGCGAGACCTCGACGATTGGATCGCTGCACAGTGGCGTCCCTGGGCGACGAAGGCGCAGCCTGCGCGCGCGGCTCGACGACTGTATTCGGATCTGTTCGGACTGCACCTGTTCCTACAAGCCAACCAATCGACGCACGAGCTGGCATGGGGACACAGCGTGCTGTCCTGGCAGGTGGCCGGTGAGGCGGTGGTTGCGCCGATGCTCACCACCCGGGTCTCGATCGAGGTCGACGAGGACGACGGCAGCCTGCGGCTCATGACTGAGCGTCCATGCGAACTGGAGCTCGACGCGCTGGAGGGCCTCGGACTGCCACTGATCGAGGAGCTGTCCGGATTGCGCGAGCGCCTGCGTCAGGCGGTTCCCGATCCGTGGCTGGAAGGTGGCTTGGACCAGGTCAACCACCAACTGATCGCGCCTTTGGGCCTCGATGCTCGGATCAACGACTCGGACTCCGTGCCGAGGCCGGCGCCTGCGGCGGTCCTCACTCCGACCTGGGTGGTGTCTGCCCGACGACGCCCCCTCCGGCACGAGCGGTTCTACACCGAGCTCGCCGAGGTGATCGACGAAACCGGGTTCCTTCCGGAGGGCGTCGCGGCCGTGGTGGCAGATGACGCCGCGATCGAACGATCGTTGGTGGAACTGGGGGCGGAGCCCGCCGAGAGTTGGCAACCCCTGGCAGATCGCCCGCTGCTACCGCTGGCCTCCAACGAGGACCAGGAGCGGATCGTTCGGCAACTCGTCTCTGCGCGAGGTGTCACGGTGCAGGGGCCGCCTGGAACGGGCAAGACGCACACCATCGCGAACCTGGTGAGCCATCTCGTGGCCCACGGGAAACGAGTTCTTGTCACGGCGCAGAACGAACAGGCACTGGCCGTGCTGCAGGACAAGATCCCCATTGAGTTACGCGACCTGAGTGTGGCGGTTCTCGGCTCGAGTCCAGAGGCGATGGACCAGCTGCGAGCCTCAGCGCAGGCCATGACCGACCTCGTCTCGGGACTGGACGAGGAGCGCGAGTCGCGTCGGGTGGCCGAACTTGGGCAGCACGTCGAGGAGCTCCGCGTCGCCATCCGTCAGACGGAATTGGCGATGGTTGAAGCCTTGCGGACCGAAGAGAGTGAGTTCGATCTTCCCGGTGGCCCGGCCAAGGCCGCCGAGGTGGCCGCTTGGGTCGCCGGGCACGAGGCCGAGTTCGGCCACATCCCGGATCGGGTGTCGCGGGGTGCCGGCCTTCCGCTCACTGACGTCGAGATCGCCGAGCTGTGTCGGCTGTGTAGGGACCTCGCTCCAGACGACGTTTCTGCTGCGCGGATGCAGCGACCGCCGACCGGCGAGCTGCCGACGGGAGTCACGTTCCGGGACTACCACGACAGGTTGGATGGGCTGCGCCAGACCGTCGCCGACCTCGAGCAAGACGGCCTCGACCTTGCTGGCGTGGACGCTCTCGACGATGCGGGGCTGGCCGACCTCGCGACACTGGCGTCGGGGTCCGCCGAGAGGCTTGGTCGACTGGAGCAGCCATGGCTCCACGGAATCCGAAATGCAGTTCGTCAATCACGCGACCTGTTCACCTACTGGGCCGAGCAGGCCGAGAACCTCGCCCGCCGCGCCGCTGTCCTTGTGGACCTGCAACGGCGCACAGTCGGATGGGTCGTCGAGGTTCCCGAGGGCGACCATCGAGCCCAACTCGACCTGCTCGACGACCTCGCAGCGCGGTTCGCCGACGGCAAGAGCGTGCCCAAGTTCGGCGCTCGAGAGCTGCGGCAGCTCTACGAGAGCGCGAGGGTGAATCAACTGCCGCTGAGATCGCGTCAGGACGTCGACCTCGTGCGCGCTCACATCGGCCTGACCGTCGAATCCCGGCACCTGCAGATCCACCTGAGCCAGCTGGCTTCACAAGCCGGGATCCCGGTCCCACCCCCCGGCGCGACTTTCGTTTCAGGTGTCAACGTCGTCGTGGAGCAGCTGCAGGACGCTCTTCAGTGGGAGGCGCACGACCGCCCACGCGTCACCTCAGCCCTTCGCCGGGCAGTCTCCGCGCTGCCCGAGATCCCCGATGCCGCGGCGATGAACAAGGTCGTCCAGTTGCTGAACGCGGCGGCCGCCCGCCGTCAGGAGCGGCAGCTGAGCGCACATCTCGACAGCTGGGTGACCTACCTCGACACGGGGCGGGAGATGCCCGGTGCGTCCCCGCTGTGGGGCCTGTTGCGCTCCCGCCTACACAGAAGGCCGATGGGATACCTGGGATCACGTCTTGGCCGAGGCCTTCCGGCTCGATGCTCTGACGCCCCACGTGCTGCGTCGCGACGCCCTGGTCGACAAGTTCCGGCCGCTTGCGCCTCAATGGGCCTCCCGCATCGAGGCGCAGCCGGTAGACGTGGTTGCCGAGCTGCCGGCTGGAGCCTGGCGCGAGGCGTGGCGCTGGGCCCAGGCGGAAGCGTGGCTGAGTAG
- a CDS encoding DEAD/DEAH box helicase: MPAIGSVVVVRDEEWLVETVGLSADGWRLTCRGLSELVRDTTATFLTELEPDLEVLDPANARMVADDSPGYRRSRLWVEAMLRKTPVPLHTQGLTVAHRMLLDPLTYQRKAVMKALSLQNLRPRLLIADAVGLGKTLEIGMVISELARRGRAERILVVTPRHVLEQMQRELWARFAIPLIRLDSAGIQRIRQELPATRNPFTYYPKVIVSVDTLKSDRYRAHLTSQRWDVVVIDESHNLTNTGTQNYGLARTLAPNTEALLLASATPHNGKPESFATLIDLLDPTAIVDPADYTVADIARLFIRRHRHSPDVEREVGHHWAERGEPRLITVGLTPAEEAIVDELWQTWLAPNATLGTTAVTRRGAALFPWTLAKAFLSSPQALAETARNRRATLARAERLTATTDDEQRALVELEDLAAVAIDTGPAKLDVLVDYLRRIGVGRGSDTRVVCFSERLATLAWLEAALPEQLGLPAVAVAVLQGNLPDDTQQAVIESFGLTDSPIRVLLAGDMASEGINLHQHCHHLVHIDLPWSLIRIEQRNGRIDRYGQTEAPQIAALLATSSHGEFSADVRVLTRLLAKEDAAHRALGDAASLMRLHDVGAEEEAVARALDEHRDLDEVVPDPRANGHTGATDADDAAGGLSFEELFSLIGEQTEQDNDEVATVDPPGLFRSDLEYLREALAEVYPNPSASVQAGGVGWKEYPDRRLVELTPPPDLRSRLAFLPQDYVAERGVRDRVLLATSTAVGEQSLIDARRRGSESLWPQAHYLSPLHPVLEWATARALARLQRGEVPAVRGDVLGPTVLVQGVLHNARGQVLLHTINAVTALDGPGSLVVQGGDGLDVVRAAGIGPDAINPADPIEDDWDWLIPQAVERMGEHLAFIHNERITGVVDPLRDAAGRIRAWRHASEARAARSAPGVASRIRRGIEEHGTAAQQLAQDMLASGQSLIRPLLVILPTDGTAR; this comes from the coding sequence ATCCCCGCTATCGGCAGCGTGGTCGTCGTCCGAGACGAGGAGTGGCTGGTCGAGACAGTCGGCCTGAGCGCCGACGGGTGGCGGCTGACCTGTCGGGGGCTCAGTGAACTGGTCCGGGACACCACGGCCACGTTCCTGACCGAGCTCGAACCCGACCTGGAGGTCCTCGACCCGGCCAACGCCCGCATGGTGGCCGATGACTCGCCGGGTTATCGGCGCAGCCGGCTGTGGGTCGAGGCGATGCTGCGCAAGACACCCGTCCCCCTGCACACCCAAGGGCTGACGGTGGCGCATCGGATGCTGCTCGACCCGCTCACCTACCAGCGCAAGGCCGTGATGAAGGCGCTCAGCCTGCAGAACCTGCGACCACGGCTACTCATCGCTGACGCGGTGGGGCTCGGCAAGACCCTGGAGATCGGCATGGTGATCTCCGAGTTGGCCCGTCGGGGCCGGGCGGAGCGCATCCTGGTCGTCACCCCTCGCCACGTTCTCGAGCAGATGCAGCGCGAGCTGTGGGCACGGTTCGCGATCCCGTTGATCCGCTTGGATTCGGCCGGCATCCAGCGCATCCGCCAGGAGCTGCCGGCCACCCGCAACCCGTTCACCTACTACCCCAAGGTGATCGTGTCCGTCGACACCCTCAAGTCCGATCGCTACCGCGCGCACCTGACCAGCCAACGCTGGGACGTCGTGGTCATCGACGAGTCGCACAACCTCACCAACACCGGCACCCAGAACTACGGCCTGGCCCGCACCCTCGCCCCGAACACCGAGGCGCTGCTGCTCGCCTCGGCCACGCCGCACAACGGCAAGCCGGAGTCGTTCGCCACCCTCATCGACCTGCTCGATCCCACCGCGATCGTCGACCCGGCCGATTACACGGTGGCGGACATCGCCCGGTTATTCATCCGGCGGCATCGGCATTCGCCGGACGTCGAACGTGAGGTCGGTCACCACTGGGCCGAACGCGGCGAGCCCAGGCTGATCACCGTCGGCCTCACTCCAGCCGAGGAGGCGATCGTCGACGAACTGTGGCAGACCTGGCTCGCGCCGAACGCCACGCTCGGCACGACGGCGGTGACCCGTCGCGGCGCCGCACTGTTCCCCTGGACCCTCGCCAAGGCGTTCCTGTCCTCCCCGCAGGCCCTGGCCGAGACGGCCCGCAACCGGCGGGCCACCTTGGCCCGTGCTGAACGCCTCACGGCAACCACGGACGACGAGCAGCGGGCACTGGTCGAGCTGGAGGACCTCGCCGCCGTGGCCATCGACACCGGGCCGGCGAAACTCGATGTCCTGGTCGACTACCTGCGGCGGATCGGTGTCGGCCGAGGCTCCGACACCCGGGTCGTCTGCTTCAGTGAGCGCCTGGCCACGCTCGCCTGGCTCGAGGCTGCACTCCCGGAGCAGCTCGGCCTGCCCGCGGTCGCGGTCGCCGTCCTGCAGGGCAACCTGCCCGACGACACCCAGCAGGCCGTCATCGAGTCCTTCGGCCTGACCGACAGCCCGATCCGGGTCCTGCTCGCCGGTGACATGGCCAGCGAGGGCATCAACCTGCACCAGCACTGCCACCACCTCGTGCACATCGACTTGCCGTGGTCACTGATCCGCATCGAACAACGCAACGGCCGGATCGACCGGTACGGGCAGACCGAGGCGCCGCAGATCGCCGCGCTCCTGGCCACCAGCAGCCACGGCGAGTTCTCCGCGGACGTCCGGGTCCTGACCCGCCTGCTCGCCAAGGAGGACGCCGCGCACCGTGCCCTCGGCGACGCGGCGTCCCTGATGCGCCTGCACGACGTCGGTGCCGAGGAGGAGGCCGTGGCGCGCGCGCTGGACGAGCACCGCGACCTGGACGAGGTGGTGCCCGACCCACGGGCGAATGGCCACACGGGGGCAACGGATGCCGACGATGCGGCTGGCGGGCTGTCGTTCGAAGAACTGTTCTCCCTGATCGGAGAACAGACCGAACAGGACAACGACGAGGTGGCTACGGTCGATCCGCCGGGGCTGTTCCGCTCGGACCTGGAGTACTTGCGTGAGGCCTTGGCCGAGGTCTACCCCAACCCCTCGGCGTCCGTGCAGGCAGGGGGCGTCGGCTGGAAGGAGTACCCCGACCGGCGGTTGGTCGAACTGACGCCCCCGCCGGATCTGCGGTCGCGGCTCGCTTTCTTGCCGCAGGACTATGTCGCCGAACGAGGCGTCCGTGATCGCGTCCTGCTTGCCACCTCGACCGCGGTCGGCGAGCAGAGCCTGATCGACGCCCGTCGCCGCGGTTCGGAGAGCCTGTGGCCGCAGGCGCACTACCTTTCGCCCCTGCACCCTGTGCTCGAGTGGGCCACCGCCCGGGCCCTGGCCCGACTGCAACGTGGGGAGGTCCCGGCAGTGCGCGGCGACGTCCTCGGCCCGACAGTCCTCGTACAGGGCGTCCTGCACAACGCCCGCGGCCAGGTGCTGCTGCACACGATCAACGCCGTGACGGCCCTGGACGGCCCGGGCAGCCTGGTCGTCCAAGGCGGCGACGGGCTGGACGTCGTTCGCGCCGCCGGCATCGGCCCTGACGCGATCAACCCGGCAGATCCGATCGAGGACGACTGGGACTGGCTGATCCCACAGGCGGTGGAGCGGATGGGTGAGCACCTGGCCTTCATCCACAACGAACGGATCACCGGCGTGGTTGACCCATTGCGGGACGCCGCCGGGCGGATTCGGGCCTGGCGTCACGCCAGCGAGGCCCGAGCTGCACGGTCGGCGCCGGGCGTGGCGTCCAGGATCCGGCGCGGGATCGAGGAGCACGGAACCGCGGCCCAGCAGCTCGCCCAGGACATGCTGGCGTCCGGCCAGTCGTTGATCAGGCCGCTACTGGTGATCCTGCCCACCGACGGGACGGCGCGATGA
- a CDS encoding DNA2/NAM7 family helicase, with translation MLQRRSETQRVQLSETVIDLAKRSAAIGLKHNLKDNQRRALSGWLRALAKVGKGTGKYAPHWVEQAREQLPEAMGAVPIWIMPIHRVIENFDPRRSELFDVVIVDESSQCDLLSVGVLALGRKCIVVGDDKQTSPAAVGIDRSGVMQLQDIYLSDVPQKALLTVDESLYGIAERAFPNVIMLREHFRCVTDIIQFSNRYYDHRILPLRERTRDGIGAVLRAIPVPNGACTGASSSRVNRPEAEALVDQVVRCASQPAYDGASFGVVTLQSGPQSRVIENMLVERLGLDEFQRRQLRVGNPSAFQGDERDVVFVSVVADDHGYAATRSGDKQRVNVAASTCP, from the coding sequence GTGTTGCAGCGCCGCAGTGAGACCCAGCGGGTCCAGCTCTCGGAGACCGTCATTGATCTCGCGAAACGCTCCGCCGCCATCGGGCTCAAGCACAACCTCAAGGACAACCAGCGACGCGCTCTCTCCGGGTGGCTCAGGGCACTTGCCAAGGTCGGCAAGGGAACCGGCAAGTACGCCCCACACTGGGTCGAACAGGCTCGGGAACAGCTGCCTGAGGCAATGGGAGCTGTCCCCATTTGGATCATGCCGATCCACCGCGTCATCGAGAACTTCGACCCCCGACGTAGTGAGCTGTTCGACGTCGTCATCGTCGACGAGTCCAGCCAATGCGACCTGCTCTCGGTCGGAGTCCTCGCGTTGGGCCGCAAGTGCATCGTCGTTGGCGACGACAAGCAGACCAGTCCGGCCGCCGTCGGCATCGACCGAAGCGGGGTGATGCAGCTGCAGGACATCTACCTCTCCGACGTCCCGCAGAAGGCGTTGCTCACCGTCGACGAGAGCCTCTACGGCATCGCCGAGCGGGCCTTCCCCAACGTCATCATGCTGCGCGAGCACTTCCGGTGCGTGACCGACATCATCCAGTTCAGCAACCGCTACTACGACCACCGCATCCTGCCGCTCCGGGAGCGCACCAGAGACGGCATCGGCGCCGTCCTGCGTGCCATCCCGGTGCCGAACGGGGCATGCACAGGGGCCTCGTCCAGCCGAGTCAACCGTCCCGAAGCTGAGGCATTGGTCGACCAGGTCGTGCGCTGCGCTTCCCAACCCGCCTATGACGGTGCCAGCTTCGGAGTAGTCACCCTCCAGTCAGGACCCCAGTCGCGGGTGATCGAGAACATGCTCGTGGAGAGGCTTGGGCTCGACGAGTTCCAGCGACGTCAGCTCCGAGTGGGCAACCCGTCGGCATTTCAAGGCGACGAGCGCGACGTCGTCTTCGTCAGCGTGGTGGCAGACGACCACGGCTACGCCGCCACCCGTTCAGGCGACAAGCAGCGGGTCAACGTGGCCGCCTCCACGTGCCCGTGA
- a CDS encoding helix-turn-helix domain-containing protein, with product MPEPDQEHRDLELLTVADVCTLFQVTKDWVYDEVEAGRLPYVRLGRKHLRFRRLDLASFLSRPEDRRS from the coding sequence ATGCCTGAGCCGGACCAGGAGCACCGAGATCTGGAGCTGCTCACCGTGGCCGACGTCTGCACGCTCTTCCAGGTGACCAAGGACTGGGTCTACGACGAGGTCGAGGCCGGGCGACTGCCCTACGTGCGACTCGGCCGCAAGCACTTACGTTTCCGGCGGCTCGACCTCGCGAGCTTCCTCTCGCGCCCAGAGGACCGGCGATCGTGA